One Miscanthus floridulus cultivar M001 chromosome 11, ASM1932011v1, whole genome shotgun sequence DNA window includes the following coding sequences:
- the LOC136494924 gene encoding uncharacterized protein — MAAVVVAVEAAAVPSGACRSKSSSYLVRSLYWRLRAGLRRLQSERVGRWRRGTAGGRFSFHYDALSYALNFDDGRDSADFVR; from the coding sequence atggctgcggtggtggtggccgTCGAGGCCGCGGCGGTGCCGAGCGGCGCCTGCAGGAGCAAGTCGTCGTCGTACCTGGTGAGGAGCCTCTACTGGAGGCTGCGCGCGGGCCTCCGGAGGCTGCAGTCGGAGCGGGTGGGCAGGTGGCGCAGGGGCACCGCCGGCGGCAGGTTCAGCTTCCACTACGACGCCCTCAGCTACGCGCTCAACTTCGACGACGGCCGCGACTCCGCCGACTTCGTACGGTGA